The DNA window ATCATCGCCGGCTATGTGCCCTGGCTGTTCTACTCCGAGCGGACGATCTTCACCTTCTACACGATCGCCTTCTCGCCCTGGCTGATGCTGTGCCTGGCGTATGTGCTGACGCTGCTGATCGGCTCCCCCCGGGCGGACGGCGAGCGACGGCTCGCCGGCGGGCTGTTCGTGGGATCGCTGCTGGTGCTGATCGTGCTCGTCTCCGCCTTCTTCTGGCCCATCTGGACCGGGCAGGTGCTGGACCTCGAGCAGTGGCGCTACCGGATGTGGCTGCCCTCCTGGACCTGAGCCGGTCCGGAGCTGTCCGAGCGGATCAGCTCCCCGTTCGCCCAGCGCCGGAGACCAGCAGATCGCCGATCAGGGAACGGAGCTCCGTCCGGGAGAGCTCCCGCACCTCCGCCTCGGTCTCAGCCTGCTCGGGCGTGTCCATCGCATGGACGGCTCCGGTGCTCGCGAAGAGCGTCGCCTGACCCGCCTCCGCCGCGCTGAGGGCGGTGAGGGCCGACAGGGTGCGCGCATCGGCGAGGGTCGCCCCGAGCACCCCCTCCCCCGAGTCCAGCTCGGCGATGGTCGCCGTCACGGCACCTCCCTCAAGCTCGACGGCATCAACCCGGCGGAGGGTCGCGAGTTCGACGACGCGTTCAACACGCTGCTGTCCACGGGGTCGCACCCCCGGGAGCTGCTCCCCTTCCGCTGAGCACGGGCGTCGACACGACGGCGGGGCCACTACCATGACGCCATGGACCCGGATTCCTCAGCGTTGCGTGATCTCGCCCGCGACCTCGGCGTCAGCACCCGGTACTGGGGCTGGGACGGCGCACAGAAGGATGTCGCCGATGACACCCTCCATGCGATCCTCGCCGCCCTCGGCACCCCGGTGCAGGGCGAGGAGGACATCACCGCGGTCCGTCTCGAGCGCGAGCGCTCCCCGTGGTCCCGCACCCTGCCGCCGGTCACCGTGATGCGGGAGGACGTCGCGACCACCGTGCCGGTCCACGTCGACCACGGCACGGCTGTGCAGCTGCACCTGCTGCTCGAGGACGGCGGACGGCGGGACCTCGAGCAGGCGGAGGACAACACCCCGCCCTTCGACCTCGACGGGACGCTGCGCGGGCGCGCCCGCTTCCATCTCCCCGCCGCTCTCCCGCTGGGATGGCACCGGCTGGTGGCCGAGAGCGAGCAGGGCCCGGCCGAGGCAGACCTGGTGGTGACCCCCTCCCGCCTCACCGTCCACGAGCAGTACGCCGCGAAGCGGGCCTTCGGGCTCCAGGCGCAGCTCTACTCGGTCCGCTCCGAGCGCTCCTGGGGCCTCGGCGATCTCGCCGACCTGCGCGATCTCGCCGCGATCGGCGGCGCCCGCCACGGCGCGGACTTCCTCCTGGTCAACCCGTTGCACGCCTCCTACCCGACCCCTCCGGTCGAGCCCTCCCCCTATCTTCCGGTCACGCGCCGGTTCACCGGTGCGCTGTACCTGCGCATCGAGGACGTCCCCGAGCATCGCGAGCTCACCGACTTCGCCCGCCAGCGCGTCGCGCTCCTGCGCGAGCGGGTCGCCGGCTGGAACGACCGGGTGGACCGCCTGGAGCGGGACGAGGTGCTGGCGGCCAAGCTGGAGGCGCTCGAGGAGCTGTACGCGGTGCCGCTGACGGCAGGGCGCCGCGCCCTGCTGGACGCCTATCGCACCCGGGAGGGGCAGGGGCTCGAGGACTTCGCGCTGTGGTGCGCGATCGCGGAGTCTGTGCGGGGCACGGCCGACGAGCCCCGGCTGCGGGATCTCGACGAGACCTTCCTCGAACAGGCGCGCCAGGAGCTGGCGGACCGGGTGGACTTCCATGTCCGGACCCAGTGGCTGCTGGACGAGCAGCTGGCCGCCGCCCAGGCCGCGGCGCTGTCGGCCGGGATGCGGATCGGGATCATGCACGACCTCGCCGTGGGCGTGGAGCAGGTCGGCGCGGACGCCTGGCGACTGCGCGAGGTGCTCGCGGAGGGTGTGGGGGTCGGAGCTCCGGCCGACCAGTACAACCAGCAGGGCCAGAACTGGCACCAGCCGCCGTGGCACCCCGAGCGGCTGCGCGAGGCCTCCTACCGGCCGTGGCGGGACATGCTGCGCACGCTCATGCGCCATGCCGGCGCGCTGCGGATCGATCACGTGCTGGGGCTGTTCCGGCTCTGGTGGATCCCGGAGGGCCATGAGGCGTCCGACGGCGCCTACGTCTCCTACGACCACGAGGCGATGATCGGGATCCTGGCCCTCGAGGCGCAGCGTTCGGGCACCCTGGTGATCGGCGAGGACCTCGGCACCTTCGAGCCGTGGGTGCGCGACCACCTGGTGGACCGCGGGATCCTCGGCACCTCGATCCTGTGGTTCGAGGCCGACAGGGAGGGCGCTCCGCTGGTACCGGAGGACTACCGCACCCTGTGCATGGCCTCGGTGAACACCCACGACCTCCCGCCGACGGCCGGATACCTCGCGGGCGACCACGTGGCCCTCCGCCACGAGCTGGGCCTGCTCGAGCGGGATCTGACCGAGGAGCTCGCCGCCGACGCCGCCGGACGCGAGAGCGTGCTCGACCTGCTGCGCGCGGAAGGGCTGCTCGAGGCGGGGGCGGACATCGAGCAGACCGTGCTCGCCCTGCACCGCCATCTGGCGCGGACCCCGTCGCTGCTGCTGGGGGTCTCGCTCGTGGACTGCGTGGGCGAGCGGCGGATCCAGAACCAGCCGGGGACCGACGAGGAATACCCCAACTGGCGGATCCCGCTCGCTGACGCCGCCGGCGCTCCGGTGTCGATCGACGACATCGCGACCGACCAGCGCACCGCGCGCCTGCTGGCGGCGGTGCGCGAGGGGATCAGCTCGCGGTGACCTGACCCCAGGCGTCCCGCTGGTCGAGGAACTCGCGTGCGGCGGCCTGCGCTCCCTCGAGGGTGTGGTGGGCTCCCCAGCCGCACTGGACCTCGTTGGCCGCGGGGACCTCGTCGGCCGCGATCAGGTCGCGCAGGGTCGCCTCGAGGACCGGGGCGAAGCTCTCCGCGGTGTGGTCGCCGACCAGCAGCACATAGAAGCCCGTGCGGCAGCCCATCGGCGAGACGTCCAGGACGTCCTCGGAGTGGTTCCGCATGTGCTCGGCCATCATGTGCTCGAGCGAGTGGACCGTCTCGGACTCCAGGTGCGCGACGTTGGGCTGGGTGAAGCGCACGTCGAACTTCGTGAGCACGTCGCCGCCGGGCAGCTCCTTGCGGTCGGCGATGCGCACGTAGGGCGCGGCGACGGTGCGGTGGTCGAGGTTGAAGCTCTCGACGTTCATGCGGGGCTGCTCGGTCATCGGTGATGCTCCTTCGGAGGTGTCAGGGGGTGAGGGCGGGCGGGACGGTCTGCGCCCGTCGGCGGGCGGGTCGACGGGTCGGGCGGTCAGCGGCTGGAACGGGAGGTGCGGCCGCGCACGACACCGACGAACTCCTGGCGCACCGGGTCATCGGCCGCCCGGGGCCAGGCCAGGGCGATGCGGGTGGGCTCGGCGTCACGGAGGATCCGGGAGGCGGCGTCCTTGCGATGGTGCAGGCGCGCCAGGGAGAGCGGGACGCGGGTGTAGCCGACCCCGCTGGCCGCGACGGCGATGCGCTCCGCGGCGTCGTCCGGGTGGGCGGCGGGGATCTCCGTCTCGCCCTCGAGATCCTCCGCGGAGACCTCGTCGAGCAGGCTGAGCACGTCGTCCCCGCTCACCACGATCGCGGCCCGCTCCTCCCACAGCGGCACCATGTGCAGCTCCTCGGCGGTCAGCGGCAGGCGCACGAAGCACATGTCGACCTCGCCGGCGGCGAGCGCCTCGTGCTGGCGCGAGAGCGGAATCGGGACCAGCTCGAGCCAGGCCTCCCGTCGGCCCGACTTCCAACGGCGCATGAAACGGTCGGGCTCTACGCCGGGGACGAAGCCGACGCGCAGGGTGGTGGGGTCCATGGGCCCAGCCTACGGCCCGACGGGCGCTGTGCCCTGCTCCCTCTCGGCGCGGGCGAGGACCCGCAGCAGGTCGGTCGCGAAG is part of the Brachybacterium ginsengisoli genome and encodes:
- the malQ gene encoding 4-alpha-glucanotransferase; this translates as MDPDSSALRDLARDLGVSTRYWGWDGAQKDVADDTLHAILAALGTPVQGEEDITAVRLERERSPWSRTLPPVTVMREDVATTVPVHVDHGTAVQLHLLLEDGGRRDLEQAEDNTPPFDLDGTLRGRARFHLPAALPLGWHRLVAESEQGPAEADLVVTPSRLTVHEQYAAKRAFGLQAQLYSVRSERSWGLGDLADLRDLAAIGGARHGADFLLVNPLHASYPTPPVEPSPYLPVTRRFTGALYLRIEDVPEHRELTDFARQRVALLRERVAGWNDRVDRLERDEVLAAKLEALEELYAVPLTAGRRALLDAYRTREGQGLEDFALWCAIAESVRGTADEPRLRDLDETFLEQARQELADRVDFHVRTQWLLDEQLAAAQAAALSAGMRIGIMHDLAVGVEQVGADAWRLREVLAEGVGVGAPADQYNQQGQNWHQPPWHPERLREASYRPWRDMLRTLMRHAGALRIDHVLGLFRLWWIPEGHEASDGAYVSYDHEAMIGILALEAQRSGTLVIGEDLGTFEPWVRDHLVDRGILGTSILWFEADREGAPLVPEDYRTLCMASVNTHDLPPTAGYLAGDHVALRHELGLLERDLTEELAADAAGRESVLDLLRAEGLLEAGADIEQTVLALHRHLARTPSLLLGVSLVDCVGERRIQNQPGTDEEYPNWRIPLADAAGAPVSIDDIATDQRTARLLAAVREGISSR
- a CDS encoding S-ribosylhomocysteine lyase; amino-acid sequence: MTEQPRMNVESFNLDHRTVAAPYVRIADRKELPGGDVLTKFDVRFTQPNVAHLESETVHSLEHMMAEHMRNHSEDVLDVSPMGCRTGFYVLLVGDHTAESFAPVLEATLRDLIAADEVPAANEVQCGWGAHHTLEGAQAAAREFLDQRDAWGQVTAS
- a CDS encoding LysR substrate-binding domain-containing protein; the encoded protein is MDPTTLRVGFVPGVEPDRFMRRWKSGRREAWLELVPIPLSRQHEALAAGEVDMCFVRLPLTAEELHMVPLWEERAAIVVSGDDVLSLLDEVSAEDLEGETEIPAAHPDDAAERIAVAASGVGYTRVPLSLARLHHRKDAASRILRDAEPTRIALAWPRAADDPVRQEFVGVVRGRTSRSSR